A genomic window from Sphingobacterium spiritivorum includes:
- a CDS encoding PqqD family protein: protein MMRLRTDIRLRKIGEEYIIVDPGQDMVDMSKAYTLNETAAFIWNELQNIEFSVSTIAKLLQDNYNLSPKTANQDANELMKQLQSEGLLKDI, encoded by the coding sequence AGATTGAGAACAGATATCCGTTTGAGGAAGATCGGTGAGGAATATATTATCGTTGATCCCGGTCAGGACATGGTTGATATGTCCAAAGCTTATACACTTAACGAAACAGCAGCATTTATATGGAATGAATTACAAAATATTGAATTTTCTGTTTCGACAATTGCAAAATTATTACAGGATAATTATAATTTAAGTCCGAAAACAGCTAATCAGGATGCAAACGAGTTGATGAAGCAACTTCAAAGTGAAGGCTTGCTAAAAGATATCTGA